The Capsicum annuum cultivar UCD-10X-F1 chromosome 3, UCD10Xv1.1, whole genome shotgun sequence genomic sequence TGAATAGAGTAGAAGGCACGGACAAGATAGTCTATAAGTTGAAGGGTGATTTCTTCCACCTCTCTCAAATGATGGTGTCTCACTACGCCTCTATCAAGCAATTGGAGACTCAAGTGGGGAAAATATCGACGTAATTAAATGTTATAACTAGAGGTGGACTTTCGAGTGATACTATTGCTAACCCCAAGAACGACACCTAAGTCCTAGCAATTGTCACAAGGAGTTGAAGAGCTCTTGAGGAACCTTTTAAAGGAGACGTGAGTGAGAATATTCCCAAGGCCAAAGAAAATAAGGTGACGCCTCAAAGAAGAGAGGTAAATACTGAGAAAGAGGTCAATGAAAGCGTTGAGGAGGTGGTTGAAGTTGAAAGGCCAAAACTTAAAGCAAGATCAACCATCTAAGTTCCTTCTCAGTTTTCTCAACATTTgtataaaaaagaggaaaatgaaaaatTGAGGAAGTTCATGGATAAACTTAGCAACCTATGGATAAACATCCTGTTGTTTGAAGCTATCCTAGAGATCTCAGGATACTCTAAGttgatgaaaaagttgatgtccaaGAAGAAAATTGTTGAAGGTGATACTATTGAGGTCACTCATGAATGTAGCTCTATCATGGATAGCAAGGTTGCAGAAAAGAAAGATGACCctagagcattcactattccttgcacaatTGGGACGCATGAATTTTCAAAATctctatgtgaccttggtgcTAACATTAACTTAATGTCTTTTGTCATATACAAGAAACTTGGTATTGCTACCCTGACGCCAACCTCTATGCAAATTTTGATGGAGGACCAGTCTATAAAAAGGTTGGTGGGTATATTGTTTGACGTCCTTGTGAAAGTGGACAAGTTCATGTGGGTATATTGTTAGACGTCCTAATGAAAGTGGACAAGTTTATTCTCCTGAGAGATTTCATGGTATTGGATTGTGAAATGTACCAAGAGTTTCCTATCATTCTTGGTTGTCCTTTCTTAGCTACTGGGAAAGCCATTGTCGATCTAGATTTGGGGGAGATGAAATTTAGAGTGCAAAAGAATaaggtctctttcaaaatttgcaaGTCAAAGAAGCAAACTGTGGAGTTGCAAGTAGTATCCGTGGTGGATGTTGAAAATGAGAAGATGAATGAAGAGGAGTTCAAGGACTCACCTTGAAAATGAAGGAAAGAAGACATCGTACCACGATGATAACTAAGATTCTAGGtgagaggcaacccacaaattccatgagagtggctcgtatccttttttgttatgtttttataGGGTAGATGTTAtcttttgcatatgaataacccATGAATTTGTGGCACTATGAAGTGCATCGGATATGCTGAACAGGGGAGAAATATggaaaaattgagtaaaaaacgAAACAGGGGAAAATAGGGGAGTACAATTGCTCTCAGTTATTACGATCGCAGTCCCCAAACACGATCGCGGTCATGCGGGTGTCCACAATTGCAGTCCCTTGACTACAATCGCGACTACTTCTTCCATTTAATGCCCAATTGCCCTTATTTCCCTCACACCCCTTTTAAGATTGTACTCTCTAATTTAGGCTAATTTCTGGTCAAGTTTGTGAGCTGAAACAACATCCTTGCATTCCATTGCATCAAAACTCTGGTAGGTGACATGAATCCATgcttttacttgtgaaaataggTCATAGAATGCATGAGTACCCAGTTATGTGTGAAATAGGTAGACCAATGAAatatgcacaccaagtgtttgataaaatgttctaATGAACTTTTAATACTTATATTTGCTTTCTAAAGGGCATTCACATACTTGTTAGTATTGTTCCAATGGTCTTCATATGCTTCCACATTGTAGAACATACTAGTAGCCTAAATTTGGAAGAAATTTATACATGTAGAGCTGACACAGAACCAACTTCAGGTAGCGCGACCTCGATAACTGAGGACCGCTTCCTCCCATGCCAAAAATCCTGCATTTCTAATTTTTAGTCTAGCAACACCAAACACCCATGAATCGCTCTCTCATACTCCTCATAAGTCAGCCTGGTACCACAGAGGTTGTCGTTCCAATGAAATCTAGTGATCCATCTAGCATAATTTGCATTAttaaaatctcatcaaaagataTAATGTGTGCTTAGTTCTTTCAGGACAACCTCATGGATAAGTATGATTACATCTGATTCATGGCACCCAAGTGCCACACTCTTTACTACAGGGATCTTCCAAGGACAAATATGCTCCCGAAGAGAGGAATTTGATTGGATAATATGCCAGAGAATTGATGTTTATGGGATCAAGCAGGCAGATATGGGTGAATTCAAAGTAAAGGGGTGTAAATCGAGGAATTAGTTGGCACAATGGCTATGCCCTAGAAGGGAAGTCTCGTGGACCAAAACTAAAAGCAATATTTCCATGAACAGATTCATCTCTGAGGCTCGGATATGGTTGTACATAATTTGTAGCTGAGTTTCTCCTTGCACCCACATGACAGCAGTCCCAGAATTGTGTGCTAGGATAGTTACGTGCATTCTAGACGGCATCCCTCTAGATATGGTTCAACTTATGGTTAATGAAATATATTATTTCAAGAACCAAGGTGGTACACATCTCTTCTTCCCCTCTTTAATTATCGCGCTTTGTATGAAAGCAGGGGTGGATGAGTATGCTAGTGATACGTGGGTGTGCCCCAATGCCCCCATTTACCCCTTGAGGATTTGAGGTGAGGGCGCACCCAGCAAAAGCAATAAAAGAAAGATAGACTTAGAAGAGCCGGCATGCAGTGAACCTGAGTCTTATAGGCCAACCACCACGGGACCCCTTGAGAAGATTGGAGTAATATTCCAACCATCAAAGAGTTTGTGTCTAGTTTGCCCCATAGATCGGGAGAGTCTTCCACCACTCATCATTCTTATGTATCATGTACTaattatgagaagtacaaggaGGACCAAAAGAAGCAAAAAGATACCATTGATAAGCTTGAAAAGTCCTACTCTTATTTGGAAGAGTCACATCGAGATCTCCATATCGCGTATGAGAAAATGGTTAcaagggagaagaagagggacAAATTCTTTATAAGGCTATAGAAGGGCATAAAGGGCCTATGAAAGGTTCTAAGGCCCCGTGATAGACTTCCTTATTTTTGGGTAgacagtgatgatgaggccccagtTGAGTGGTCTGATCTTGAGGAAGAGGGTGGTGATGTAGAGTCCAATAGTGATAGCAGCCCTTGATGCAGTTTTAGGGAGCACCCTTGTCTCTTTTACCCTTGATTACTTATGCAGTAGGGACACTACTATATTTTCAGTTGGGGGTGTCTCTTTAttcttattcatttaattttggcctgtattattgatatttctgcatACTTTTCTACTCTTTTCGATAATtctcatctttattttatttgggttgtaatatttgggcaccTTGATGGTGCC encodes the following:
- the LOC124896656 gene encoding uncharacterized protein LOC124896656, producing MDKLSNLWINILLFEAILEISGYSKLMKKLMSKKKIVEGDTIEVTHECSSIMDSKVAEKKDDPRAFTIPCTIGTHEFSKSLCDLGANINLMSFVIYKKLGIATLTPTSMQILMEDQSIKRLVGILFDVLVKVDKFMWVYSTGKAIVDLDLGEMKFRVQKNKVSFKICKSKKQTVELQVVSVVDVENEKMNEEEFKDSP